The Salinibaculum sp. SYNS191 genome has a window encoding:
- the rnz gene encoding ribonuclease Z — translation MRVTFLGTSGAVPTTHRNPSAIHVEREGDRLLFDCGEGTQRQMMRYGAGFDVEHVFLTHLHGDHVLGLPGLVQTWDFNDRERPLAIHAPAGTRERIEGLVSVTGERPSYPVRVNQVRAGDVALSREEYEVRAVEVEHRTNAVGYALVEDDRKGRFDRQKAEEEFGIPPGPKYSKLHDGQAVEHDGQTIEPEEVVGPPRPGRTVVYTGDTRPCDGVREAAEGADLLVHDSMFGHERRDRAVETAHSTAREAAEVARDAGVKRLALTHISSRYAGGGWHDLEAEAADVFDGDRAFVADDGLLAEVPYPDADRDFTLERYRD, via the coding sequence ATGCGCGTGACCTTCCTCGGGACGAGCGGCGCGGTGCCGACGACGCACCGCAACCCGAGTGCCATCCACGTCGAACGCGAGGGCGACCGCCTGCTGTTCGACTGCGGGGAGGGCACGCAGCGCCAGATGATGCGCTACGGCGCGGGCTTCGACGTGGAGCACGTCTTCCTCACCCACCTCCACGGCGACCACGTCCTGGGCCTGCCCGGCCTGGTCCAGACCTGGGATTTCAACGACCGCGAGCGCCCGCTCGCGATACACGCGCCCGCGGGGACACGAGAGCGCATCGAGGGACTGGTCTCCGTGACGGGTGAACGACCCTCCTACCCGGTGCGAGTCAACCAGGTCCGCGCCGGCGACGTGGCCCTGTCCCGCGAGGAGTACGAGGTCCGGGCCGTCGAGGTCGAACACCGCACGAACGCGGTCGGCTACGCGCTCGTCGAGGACGACCGGAAGGGCCGCTTCGACCGCCAGAAGGCCGAGGAGGAGTTCGGCATCCCGCCGGGGCCGAAGTACTCGAAGCTCCACGACGGCCAGGCCGTCGAACACGACGGGCAGACCATCGAACCGGAGGAGGTCGTCGGCCCGCCGCGGCCAGGGCGGACGGTGGTCTACACCGGCGACACCCGGCCCTGCGACGGGGTCCGCGAGGCCGCCGAGGGGGCGGACCTGCTCGTCCACGACAGCATGTTCGGCCACGAGCGCCGCGACCGCGCGGTGGAGACGGCCCACTCGACGGCGCGGGAGGCCGCGGAGGTGGCCCGCGACGCCGGCGTGAAGCGCCTGGCGCTGACCCACATCTCCTCGCGGTACGCCGGCGGCGGCTGGCACGACCTCGAAGCCGAGGCCGCGGACGTGTTCGACGGCGACCGCGCCTTCGTCGCCGACGACGGCCTCCTGGCGGAGGTCCCCTACCCCGACGCCGACCGGGATTTCACGCTCGAACGGTACCGCGACTGA
- a CDS encoding PhzF family phenazine biosynthesis protein, whose amino-acid sequence MSDLHIVDVFAREKYAGNQLAVVESGGDLSDGEMQAVADEMNYSETTFVESRESPFRVRIFTPEAEVPFAGHPTLGTAHVIREHVADGRPDEVVLDLNVGEVPVEIRERDGTETLWMTQQPPEFGEGLDHEPLAEVLGLPVDALDTDWPVQIVSTGLPTIIVPLEDREALESIDLDHAAYERVTGDRDAKLVHAVCPEPREADNDMAVRMFSPFYGVPEDPATGSANGCLAAYLARHAYFGSGSVAVRVEQGYEMGRPSLLHLEATDRGDAVDVEVGGQVVDVARGELL is encoded by the coding sequence ATGAGCGACCTCCACATCGTCGACGTGTTCGCCCGCGAGAAGTACGCCGGGAATCAACTCGCAGTCGTCGAGAGCGGCGGCGACCTCTCGGACGGGGAGATGCAGGCCGTCGCCGACGAGATGAACTACTCCGAGACGACGTTCGTCGAGTCCCGCGAGTCCCCGTTCCGGGTGCGCATCTTCACGCCCGAAGCGGAGGTCCCCTTCGCCGGCCACCCGACGCTGGGCACCGCACACGTCATCAGAGAGCACGTCGCCGACGGGCGGCCCGACGAGGTGGTTCTGGACCTGAACGTCGGGGAGGTGCCTGTCGAAATCAGAGAGCGGGACGGCACAGAGACGCTGTGGATGACCCAGCAACCGCCCGAGTTCGGCGAGGGGCTCGACCACGAACCGCTGGCGGAGGTGCTCGGGCTGCCGGTGGACGCCCTCGACACAGACTGGCCGGTCCAGATCGTCTCGACGGGGCTGCCGACGATTATCGTCCCGCTGGAAGACCGGGAGGCACTGGAATCAATCGACCTCGACCACGCGGCCTACGAGCGCGTCACCGGCGACCGCGACGCGAAACTCGTCCACGCGGTCTGTCCCGAACCGCGGGAAGCGGACAACGACATGGCGGTGCGGATGTTCTCGCCGTTCTACGGCGTGCCGGAGGACCCCGCGACGGGGTCGGCAAACGGCTGTCTCGCGGCGTATCTCGCCCGCCACGCCTACTTCGGGAGCGGCAGCGTCGCCGTCCGCGTCGAGCAGGGATACGAGATGGGGCGGCCGTCGCTGTTGCACCTGGAGGCGACCGACCGCGGCGACGCCGTCGACGTGGAAGTCGGCGGGCAGGTCGTCGACGTGGCCCGCGGAGAACTGCTCTAG
- a CDS encoding DJ-1/PfpI family protein: protein MTAISRAAVLLFEGFESLDAFGPYEVLAVGANAGPDYDVSLVTAEPAESVTSAHGATVVPDATVAEANPDLLVVPGGGWNDDAARGTRAEADRGVVPELLADLAPTTTIAGVCTGGMLLARAGLLDGRPAVTHAGAMDDLRATDADVVEARVADAGDVLTCGGVTSGIDLALYVLAREFGLEVAAAVEETIEHERHADVHVAD from the coding sequence ATGACTGCCATCTCCCGCGCCGCCGTCCTCCTCTTCGAAGGCTTCGAGTCGCTCGACGCCTTCGGCCCCTACGAAGTCCTCGCGGTCGGCGCGAACGCCGGCCCCGACTACGACGTCTCGTTGGTGACTGCCGAACCGGCCGAGAGCGTCACGTCCGCTCACGGCGCGACGGTCGTCCCCGACGCCACAGTCGCCGAGGCCAACCCGGACCTGCTCGTCGTGCCCGGCGGCGGCTGGAACGACGACGCCGCCCGGGGCACTCGCGCGGAAGCGGACCGCGGCGTCGTCCCGGAACTGCTCGCGGACCTCGCGCCCACGACCACAATCGCCGGCGTCTGCACCGGCGGCATGCTCCTCGCCCGCGCCGGCCTGCTCGACGGCCGCCCCGCGGTCACTCACGCCGGCGCGATGGACGACCTCCGCGCGACCGACGCTGATGTCGTCGAGGCCCGCGTGGCCGACGCCGGCGACGTCCTCACCTGCGGCGGCGTCACGTCCGGCATCGACCTCGCTCTCTACGTCCTCGCGCGCGAGTTCGGACTGGAGGTCGCCGCGGCCGTCGAGGAGACCATCGAACACGAACGCCACGCCGACGTCCACGTCGCGGACTAG